A stretch of the Danio rerio strain Tuebingen ecotype United States chromosome 18, GRCz12tu, whole genome shotgun sequence genome encodes the following:
- the bmp16 gene encoding bone morphogenetic protein 16 precursor (The RefSeq protein has 2 substitutions compared to this genomic sequence), producing the protein MFPASLLVLMILLLPQASSGHQEGPSQTHGKLDSLLEPSLAHTIQNLLLTRLGLQSHPNPSTKAQVPQYLLDLYRFHTQQYHLIEDPEFSYPSKHVQGANTVRCFHHTDSPTPSLPEEQKTTVDGIHIGFNLSSIPSEESVVSAELRLLHEGSSGGSHVASLYLSNHDPSSKPILLHSRQLTRDRKSAQLWETFPLDREVFQNLSKTSGSLSFILDVIPDSNSSSTLPKDRHLRVRRSTLQDGPTWERQRPLLVTYSHDGRSEPFVNLNKRKSSRSRSRWTRFKGDRGQGSDWNERRVKRNNRRAAKLKRLSRARCRRHPLYVDFKDVGWNKWIIAPSGYDAFFCLGECRFPLADHMNSSSHAMVQTLVSSVNGAVPRPCCVPTALSPIALLFLDQEERVVLKNYQDMVVEGCGCR; encoded by the exons ATGTTCCCTGCTAGCCTACTGGTTCTGATGATCCTGCTGCTACCTCAAGCCTCATCAGGTCACCAGGAGGGTCCCAGTCAGACTCATGGAAAGCTGGACAGCCTTCTGGAGCCTAGTTTGGCCCATACCATCCAGAACCTCCTGCTAACCCGCCTGGGCTTACAGTCGCACCCCAACCCCAGTACAGAGGCACAAGTTCCCCAGTATCTTCTGGACTTGTATCGATTCCACACTCAACAGTACCATCTCATCGAGGACCCAGAATTTAGTTACCCCTCAAAGCATGTGCAAGGAGCCAACACAGTCCGATGCTTTCACCACACAG ATTCTCCGACTCCGAGTCTTCCAGAAGAGCAGAAGACCACAGTGGACGGCATCCACATAGGCTTCAACCTGTCCTCCATTCCTTCAGAAGAAAGTGTGGTGTCCGCAGAGTTACGTCTACTCCATGAAGGGTCAAGTGGAGGTTCTCACGTGGCCAGTCTTTACCTTTCCAACCATGACCCTTCATCAAAACCCATTCTGCTCCATTCACGTCAACTGACCAGAGACAGGAAGAGTGCCCAACTCTGGGAAACCTTTCCCCTGGATAGAGAAGTGTTTCAGAATTTATCCAAGACGTCAGGAAGCCTGTCTTTTATCCTGGATGTTATTCCTGATAATAACAGCAGCAGTACTCTTCCTAAAGACAGACATTTGCGAGTACGCAGATCCACATTGCAGGACGGGCCTACTTgggaaaggcaaaggcctttattAGTGACCTACAGTCACGATGGCCGCAGCGAGCCTTTTGTGAATCTCAATAAGCGTAAAAGCAGCCGAAGCAGGAGCAGATGGACCAGGTTTAAGGGTGATAGGGGTCAGGGCTCTGACTGGAATGAAAGGCGAGTGAAACGAAACAACAGGAGGGCCGCAAAACTCAAAAGACTCTCCCGCGCTCGTTGTCGTCGGCACCCGCTGTACGTGGACTTCAAAGATGTCGGCTGGAATAAATGGATCATAGCTCCATCTGGTTACGATGCTTTCTTTTGCCTCGGAGAGTGCCGCTTCCCACTGGCTGACCATATGAATTCATCAAGCCATGCCATGGTGCAGACGCTAGTCAGCTCTGTAAACGGAGCCGTGCCGCGACCATGCTGCGTCCCTACAGCTCTCAGCCCAATCGCTCTACTCTTTCTGGACCAGGAGGAACGTGTGGTGTTAAAAAACTACCAAGACATGGTGGTGGAGGGATGTGGCTGTCGATAG